The following nucleotide sequence is from Lacinutrix sp. Hel_I_90.
CACCAGTACGGGAACTTGTGCCACAGGAGCAGAAGTTACTATAAGTGTTATTACTGGAGCACCTAACTTTACCTATTCAATATTTGGACAACCACTAACAGCCGTTGGACCAACACCAGCGACATCCCACACCTTTACAGGATTAGATCATGGAACGACCTACTTCTTTCAGGTTGAAGATGCAGGAAATTGTTTTTCAGTCATTGAAGTAACGACACCAACGCTATCAGCAATTAATATTTCAGCTTTAACAACTACAGATGTTTTATGTAATGGCGATGCTAATGGAGAGATTACTTTCACAGTCTCAGATTATGATGCCTCAGTAACAGCATTATATTATGAAGTTCGCGATGAGTTAACTAATCTACCAATAGCGCCACCAGTAAATGGCACGTTCGTAGGTTTAACCGGAGCTCCTGCCAGTGGTACTATAACAGGGTTAGCTGCAGGTAACTATACGTTATTTGTAGAAGAGACTAATGGTACATTATGTACTACTTCACAGACCTTCCAAATAACAGGACCTATCCAAGCGCTTAGTGCATCGGTTACCAATAATGTAAATGCAAATTGTAATACAGGAGCCCAAGTGACTATTACAGCAACAGGGGGAACAGGACCGTATCAATACGCCTATGCGCCTTCACCTACTGTACCAACAGTGTTTAATGGCAATAATGTTCTTAATTTAGATCCTGCTATAGCGACCAATTGGGACATCATAGTTAGAGATGCTAACGGTTGTGAATTCCCACTTTCGGTAATAATTGCAGAAGATGCAGTACCAACAATAGATCCAGTAGCCGCACAATGTTATGTAGGTTCTCCTTTAAATATTACCTTATCAGGCACAACGTATAATGGAACAGCGACTTACAGTATAGGAGGTCCATTTCAAAGCAGTCCAAACTTTACAATAACAACACCAGGGACTTATACCCTTAGCATCCAAGATGATAATGGATGTGTAGCAACAACCCCTTATGTTGTTAATGACCAGCTGATATTAAGCGCAGCCTTAACTAAGGACTTAGATTGTACAGCAACCCCTGATGCTACTATCACATTAACAGCAACGGGCGGAGATACCGTGTATACCTATGAAGTATCCACCGATGGTGGTGCGACCTATAGCCCAATGGGTTCTAATGTATATACCGCTACTACTGCAGGTACCTACACTTTTAGTGTAACAGATGGCGCGGGATGTGAAGCCACAACAACGTATGTTTTAGATCCAATTCCAGCTATTGTTTTTACTACCGTAGAAACCGATGTAAGCTGTAATGGCGGAAGTGATGGTAGTATTAGCGTAACTGTTACAGGAGGAGCTGGTCCTTTCCAATACCAATTGGACGCAGGAGCCCTTCAGAATTCAAATGTATTTACAGGCTTATCACAAGGGACTACTTATATTATTACTGTAATAGATGCGCAATCGTGTACACAAGCAAGTGCGCCAATAACCATAAGTGAACCAACAGTATTAAGCGCTTCAGCTACATTATCTGTAAATACGACCTGTGATGTAGAGACTATAATCACCGTATTAGGACAAGATGGGACGCCTACGGGAACAGGAACAGGTTATTACTATAGTTTTAATGGCAATGGCTTTACCACAACAAATACTTACACGGTTAATAATAATGGCAGCGTTCAAACGGTTAATTATATTGTAAGAGATGCTAATGGCTGTGAAGTACCAGGTTCAGTAAACGTAGATCCATTGGATCCACCTACCGACTTAGACTTTAGCGCCACAGCAATTACCTGTTTAGTGTCTACTAGTGATGTAACGTTAACAACAACCAATGGTGTAACACCATTGAGTTATGAAATTCTATCACCAGCAAGTGCTACAACTAATACAACGGGCGCTTCAACAGGAATATTTACTGGCTTACCAGCAGATGACTATATTTTCCAAGTAACCGATGCCAATGGGTGTACTTACCAAGAGCTATACACTGTTGCAGACGTTGAAAATATTACTGTTACAGGCCAATTAATTAGCGATGTGACTTGTAATCCAGGAGCAAATGGAGAAGTCTTATTTACTATTTCCAACTTTGCAGGGACTTATAGCTATTCTATTAACGGGGCTCCAGCAGTAACCGGGCAATCAAGTCCAACGGTTACGGTTTCTGGCTTAACAGGACCAAGCACCCAAACAATAGTAGTTACCGATGAAACTACGGGTTGTCAATCAACAACATCAGTTGATGTAGCACAACCAGCAGCCTTAGGTTTAATCTTAGATACGAATATTAATGCGACCTGTAATATGGGAGCACAAGTAAGTGTTATTGCTTCAGGAGGTATTACTCCATATTCATACTCTTTTGTAGTAAGCGGTAGTCCAGCAGGACCTTATTCGTCTTCAAATACAGCGATTTTAGATCCTGCGGTTTCAACGACATGGGACGTGTATGTTCAAGATGGTAATGCTTGTGTTATAACCACACCATTAACCGTTACTATTGCAACAGACCCAGTGCCTTCAGGAATCACAATTTCAGGATTAAGTCAATGCCCAAGTGCAACAAACGACTATACCTTTACAGTAAACGTTGGTAGTGGAATAGCCCCTTATGAATATAGTATAGGCAACGGATTCCAAACGAGTCCAACCTTTACGGTGAACAGCTCAGGAAACTATATTGTAACGGTAAGAGATGCCAATGGGTGTACCAATACAATACCTGTTGATATTTTACCAGCTTTAGAATTTTCAGCAAGCATAAGCACTTTACCAAGCTGTTCAGATGATGACGGGGAAATTACGGTAACCGGTTCAGGAGGTTCAGGTACTTATAGCTATTCTATAAACCCAAATACAGGAATTACTTTTGCAGGTAATGTGTTTTCAGGCGTACCATCAGGGACGTTTACTGTAACGATGACAGATACTACAACGGGATGTACAGAAGACATCAGCTTAACCTTAGGGGCAGCGACACCGGTAACATTCACTACGTCTGTAAACGATGTAAGTTGTAACGGCGGTAGTGATGGTTTGATTACGGTTACTTTACCAGCGAGTAATGATAATCCAGTGTATACTTATGAGATAACGGCACCTATAGTTGTAGGCCCGCAAAACTCTAATGTATTTGCAGGATTACCAGCAGGTACCTATACAGTACAGGTAAATTCAGGTAGAGGCTGTTTAGAAACTGCAGATGTTGTGGTTGGTGAACCTGTTTTATTAGACGTTTCAGCCACAGCAACAGATTTTGCTTGTGCAGCAAATAATTCAGTGAATACGTCTACCATAACCATTACAGAAACAGGTGGTACAGCACCTTATACTTATAGTATTAACGGTACTAATTATTTCACGACCAATATTTTTGACATTAGCGATACAGGAAGCGTGCAAAACTTTACGGTCTATGTACAGGATGCTAATGGCTGTATTGCAACAAATACTGTTGCCATCGCACCATTACCAGTAATAACAGATGCTATTGTAACAATTAATTCGCCAATAGACTGTAATACTACCGGTTCGGTGATTATTACTGTTACAGGAGGTTCAGGGAATTTCACTTACCAGATGTTACCAAATGGAACAGCACAAGGTTCAAATATCTTTGCGATCACAACCCCTGGCACTTATTATTTCCAGGTGAATGATTTAGATACGGGTTGTACCTTTGCAACAGCGCCTTTTATAGTGGCTCCGTTTGATACAGTAGATGCCGTAGCGACAGCGACGACACCAGTAACGTGTTTTGGAGATACCAATGGAACCTTAGAAATTAATGTAAGTGGCTATACTGGTAACTATACTTATGAAGTCTTTGACGCTTCAGGAACTTCGGTAGGAGGAGTAGTAGCGGCTAATACAGCAACAAATCCACAAGTGATTACAGGCTTATCAGGCGGTAATTACACCGTAGAAGTTGTAGAAACCGACAGTCCGTTTTGTACCACAACAACCAATACGGTTACTATTGGTTCACCAGCTAGTGCTCTAACAGTAACAGCTACAGAAACTTCCAATGTTACCTGTACCAATACTCAAGGGACTATTAACGCGGTTGCCAGTGGCGGTTGGGGTAATTATCAATATGAGTTAACAGGGGCAGCTACAGTGCCATATTCTACTAATGGTACCTTTGAAGGCTTATCAGCAGGAACTTACACAGTAAACGTTATAGATTCAGCAGGCTGTATCGCATCAGATACAGTGACCCTTGATGAACCAACACCAATAACAGCAACGTTTACACCAAGTACTACGATGCTCCCTTGTTTTGGAGATACCAATGCGAGTATTACGGTAAGTAATGTCACTGGCGGACAAGGCAGTAATTATGTTTATATATTAAACACGACCTCCCCAGTACCGAGCGCCTCAGGGCCTCAATCTTCACCAGTATTTGATGGGCTAGGAGCAGGCACGTATAGTGTTAGTGTTACCGATGGGTATAGTTGTCTTGTGACTTCTGTAGATATCGTTATATCACCACCCACTCAGGTAGAAGCGAGTTTAGTAGTAAACGCAACACAAAGCTGTTTAACGGAGTCAACGCTAACCCTGAATGCTAATGGAGGCACAGGGCCATACAGCTATAGTGAAGACAGTACCTTCACAACCGTGTTAGGTTCATTTGTATCATCGACCACGTTTTCAGTACCAGTAGGAACGTATTCTTATTATGTTCAGGATGCCAATGGTTGTATCTCTAATGTATCGAATGACATTACTATAGAACCGTTACCAACGTTAGTCCTTAATTTAGTATCCTCTAATCCAACCATTAACTGTGCTGGAGATAATACAGGAATGATAAGTGCAACAGCAGAAGGCGGTTTAGGCAACTATGTGTATACCTTAGAAGATACATCAGGAAATCCAATACCAGCGACTCAAAACAGCCCAGGGATCTTTACAGAACTAGTGGCAGGGACTTATGTGGTTCATGTGGATAGCGGCGATTGTGAGTCTACCACAGCACCAATAACAATAACCGAACCAGCTAACCCATTAGCAGTTACTTTCGTTGTTACAGATGTTCAATGTTTTGGAGCTAATAATGGTACGATAGAGATCACGGCTACAGGAGGTACAGGGATTATAAAATATGCCATCTCACCACAGTTGAATCAATTTTTTGAGACGAATATATTTGATAATCTATCACAAGGCACTTATGATGTTATTGTACAAGATGAGTTAGGCTGTTATGTGATTATTAATTTCACGGTATCAGAACCAGCAGCAGTGCTTCTTAATATTGTAGCTAATTCAATTATACCAGAGGTTTGTGAAGGCGATAATGATGGCGAGTTTAGTATAGAGCTCTCAGGCGGAACAGAACCTTACAGTGTAAGTTTAGACGATTATAATGGCGTTTACACGGTAGGCGCTATAGGTCAAACCCAGTTTGATTTTACAGGCTTAGCAGGTGGCGACCACATTGTCTATGTTCGTGATAGCGCGAGTTGTGAATCAGAATGGAATATCACCTTCCCAGAATCGGTAAGATTAGACCCAGAAGTGGTCATTGATTATACGTGTATAGACAATGCAGCAGCTAATACGGTTAGCGTTAGTGTAGATGAGAGTATCACAGATCTTACAGATGTAGATTATTCATTAGACGGCGCAGCTTACCAAGCGAGTAATGTCTTTATCAATGTCGCAGCAGGGGTAGGACATTATATAGATGTAAGACATACCAATGGTTGTATTGTACGAACAGAGTTATTTGATATTATAGGCTTTGCTCCTTTAACACTAACCTTAAGTCAAGGCGGGTTAAATGAGATTGTAGCAGAGGCCAATGGGGGTGCTACACCATACCAGTTCACATTAAATGGAGAAGATTATGGTAGCACCAATACCTTTATTATATATGCTTCAGGCGTTTATAGGGTAACTGTTACAGATAATAACGGTTGTACAGCAGAAGCCGAAATACCAATGGAGTTTATAGATGTTTGTATACCAAATTATTTCACACCAAATGGTGACGGCGTTGCTGATGGTTGGGGCCCAGGCTGTGCAGAGATTTACAGAAATCTTGAAGTAGATATCTTCGATAGATATGGTCGTAAAGTAGCGGTCTTACGCGTAGGAGAATACTGGGATGGTAAATATGAAGACAAAGAATTACCAACTGGAGATTACTGGTATGTCGTGAAGTTAAATAGTTCAGAAAACGAGCGTGATTTTGTAGGTCATTTCACACTATATAGATAATCATAACAGATAGGGATGTTATCTTAAAAAAAAATAATCCAAATGAAAAAAGTACTAACATATATATTTTTACTGGTATTACTCAAAGGGTATGCTCAGGAATTAAATTTACCAGTTTGGACGCAATATTTAGCAGATAACGATTTTGTAATCTCACCTACTTATGCGGGTATTGGCGATAATTTAAGAATACGCGCCAACGGCTTAACCCAATGGGTAGGGATCAAAGATGCGCCAGATAACCAGTCGTTGTTTGCCGATTTTAGAATCGCAGACCGCTCGGGTATTGGTTTATCCTTGTATAACGATAAGAATGGAAACACGCGTCAAAAAGGGCTTAAATTCTCTTTTGCCCAGCATTTAATTTTAGACTACAAATCCAAACAGTATTTGTCTTTAGGACTCTCTTATAATCTGAATAGTTTTAAAATAGACATTAACAACTTTGAGGGTAGTTATGAAATGCCTATTGTCGATCCAAGTATTGTTGATGACCGTTCGATATCAAACCATAACTTTGATGTAGGCGCACTATACCGCTACAAGGACTATTATTTAAGTTTAAATGCGAATAATATCTTACCCAAGGACATCGATAATTTTACAGGCATAGAACCAAGTTTACTATTAAACTACCAGGTATATACGGGTTATGTGATGAAAAGTCCGTCCAATAAAAATGTTGAATTTGAACCCTCTCTTTACTATCAGTTATTTAGTAGTGACGGGCGTTCAAGTACGGATATAAACTTTAAATACCGAAAATTTAGCAGGAATGAAAATTATTACTGGGTTGGCGCCTCTTATCGTTTTCTTAATGATCAGTTTTTTGAGCCTTTAAACCTAGGTCCTATGGCAGGCATCATGCAAAATAAATTTTACTTTGCGTATTCTTACCAAATGACCATGAATGATTTATCAGGATACAACTCAGGAACGCATATGATTACCATAGGTATCGATTTTCTACAAGGTATGAGTAATTGTCCGTGTACAAAATCAACGGTACGGCACTAGGTGATTTCTATGTCTGTATATTATTGTATATTAGCAAACTAATTAATAATACTAATACTTAAAAACCACACTTTTTATTCTATACCCCAATAGGTAAAACGTGCACACCAAATATAATACTTAATGAAAAATCCTACTTATACTAAACTAATGTTTTCGTTATATTTTTTTGTAGAAAGTTATTTTAAAAGAACAGTTCTTCTTTTATGTTCTTTTTTTAGAAAATTTAAATTTTTAAATCTTTCAACTGGTCTTTTAAAACAAAAAAAAACGGCATGCAAGTTAGTATTGTTTTTTGCATTATTGGCTAGTACAAATGCGTTTAGTCAATTGGCCGTACCTTTTTCACCTAGATTAGATGGTGGAAATATCAAGGTGAAAGGAGATGTCGTATTTATAGGAAACAGCATTATTGCGGGAGAAGGGTATACCTTACCTTATAATGGTAATGCCAATAATAACAATACCGAAGGTATTTATATCAATGTTGAAAGTGGTGGAGACCCTTCAATCTTTAGTTCAAGTAGTGCAGGATTAGCAATTTCTAGTTCTTGTAAACAAGTCGTTTATGCGGGTTTATATTGGGCTTCTGTCTATCCCTACGAAGAAAGTACTAACCCTAACACACAATTTGACGGTACACCAAGATTTGAAGATTGGAATGAAATAAAATTTAAGTTGCCAACAGGGGGATTTATTGATTTAGTAGCAGATGATAATCCTGATCCTGCTGGAGAAGAAGATGATATTATTTTTGACGGCTATCAATATTATGGGTCAACTCCACAACAATCTTTTAAAGACTCTCCCATCATTTGTTATAAAAATGTCACAAATTTATTACAAGGTTTAGGTGACGCGAATGGCGACTACACGGTTGCCAATCTTAGAGCTTCAAGAGGCAGAAGAACCGGAGGTTGCTCTGCAGGTTGGACGCTTGTGGTTATTTATGAAGATCCTACACTCCCAAGTAAATATATTACTACGTTTGATGGTTATGCTGGTGTACAAGGTTCAACTGTTCTAGATATTCCTGTTTCCGGGTATCAAACCTTACCCATTCCTTTTCCCGTAAGGGCAAACATTGGCGTTGGTGCTTTAGAAGGCGATTTGGGAATTCGAGGTGATTCTTTTCGGTTTAAAGCGACCACTAGTCCAGGAGCCAATTATACAGCATTAAGTGATGCAGTAAATCCAGCGAACAACTTTTTCAACTCCAATATTAGCTTGAATGGTGTTCAAAACACCAATAGAAACCCAGCCAGTCTAAACACCTTAGGATTGGATATTAATAATGTTTTAGTGCCTAATCCCTCTAATACGGTTATTCCAAATAATTCTAGTTCTGGTGACTTAAGATTGACTACAAGTGGTGATGGTTATGGAGCATTTGTTGCTTCCTTTGCCGTCGAAATAATTGAGCCTGATATTATCCTTACTAAAATTGTTGAAGATGATTTAGGAAACAATGTGGGTAATCAAACGGTTGGTCTAGGTCAATCTTTAAATTACGTCATAGGTTTTCAAAATACAGGTAATGAAGATGCGGTAAATTTTACTATAAGAGACATCCTTCCAATAAATATTGTTTTCAATTACCCATCAGATTTAGTATTACCTGCAGGCGTAACTGTTGCTAGTTATAATCCTACCACAAGAGAAATTATTTTTAATATAGCAGATTATTTGGTAGAAATAGGTGATCCTGTTTATGAAATACGTATTGAGACAAATGTCGTGGTAAGCTGTAGTTTGTTAGTTGATGTATGTTCTGACACCATTAATAATCAGGCTTTTGCTACTTATGGTAGTGCATTAGATCCTAGTTTTATTATCTCAGACGATCCTAGTTATAGTACCAACACAGGGTGTTTAATAATACCTCAAGCAACAAATTTTTTAGCAGATTTAGATGATTGTTCATTTACTCAAAATGAAACGCTCTGTGGTGCCAGTTTAGACATAACAGCAGGTAGCGGTTATGATAGTTATTCATGGTCAACAAGTCCATCAGGGACACCAGTTATTGGTACTACCCAAACCATTACAGTGACAAGTCCTGGAACATATTATTCGTTCAATACAGCTCTAGCCCCTTGCCAATCTATAGAGCAAGAATATGTAGTGACTAATTTTGGAAATACGGTAAATAATCCCGTAATTCCTTATGCAGATGAAGTTGTTATTTGCCCTAACGATGG
It contains:
- a CDS encoding type IX secretion system membrane protein PorP/SprF produces the protein MKKVLTYIFLLVLLKGYAQELNLPVWTQYLADNDFVISPTYAGIGDNLRIRANGLTQWVGIKDAPDNQSLFADFRIADRSGIGLSLYNDKNGNTRQKGLKFSFAQHLILDYKSKQYLSLGLSYNLNSFKIDINNFEGSYEMPIVDPSIVDDRSISNHNFDVGALYRYKDYYLSLNANNILPKDIDNFTGIEPSLLLNYQVYTGYVMKSPSNKNVEFEPSLYYQLFSSDGRSSTDINFKYRKFSRNENYYWVGASYRFLNDQFFEPLNLGPMAGIMQNKFYFAYSYQMTMNDLSGYNSGTHMITIGIDFLQGMSNCPCTKSTVRH